Proteins found in one Candidatus Zixiibacteriota bacterium genomic segment:
- a CDS encoding multiheme c-type cytochrome encodes MLATRKEPKFGLRLGVTLAIVLILPLSILAQGEPKTGDHALGTIPYDKYDTPEYCGASCHTDFYQQWRQAMMSQAYTHHWDEIEYFKLAVPHAEKDSIVSGVKAGCNGCHAPISFLAGDVPPPRPEAKSRANESVSCDLCHTVIGHSGDTPYNFNFIASPGNKKYGPRDQGDSPAHEMVKSDFLAKAEFCGVCHNEMSPYGVWVKSTHLEWKEGPYAAEGVPCHKCHMTYAPMATASMGTNYPDARQHLFHGAHDPGKVRGTVELRIHPDIREAQPGETVKLTCALFNQKTGHKFPTGSVEDRILWLHVEAKDAAGNVYHLKVDPKGFDGEEYTIASDALAYQDMGIALNDPNFAGVSRDGVPVGDRIFRMPYFDPQGRMTIQQWNTKSLGVDYRLGPRETKLETFTFALPIEAAPGEMTITATLNYQKLVKPVADFLEVPDEEEEIMVVNSHSTVINVLP; translated from the coding sequence GTGTTAGCAACAAGGAAAGAACCCAAATTCGGGCTGAGATTAGGAGTGACGCTGGCAATCGTGCTGATATTGCCGTTGTCAATTTTGGCACAGGGAGAGCCGAAGACCGGCGACCATGCTTTGGGGACAATTCCGTATGACAAGTATGATACCCCCGAATACTGCGGAGCATCGTGCCACACTGATTTCTATCAGCAGTGGCGGCAGGCGATGATGTCGCAGGCATATACGCATCACTGGGACGAAATCGAATATTTTAAACTGGCCGTTCCTCACGCTGAAAAGGACTCGATAGTATCCGGCGTCAAAGCCGGCTGCAACGGATGCCATGCGCCGATCTCGTTTTTGGCCGGGGATGTTCCACCGCCGCGGCCGGAAGCTAAAAGCCGCGCCAATGAATCGGTGTCGTGCGACCTCTGTCACACCGTGATTGGACACAGCGGCGACACCCCCTACAATTTCAATTTTATCGCTTCACCGGGGAACAAAAAGTACGGTCCGCGCGACCAGGGGGATTCGCCGGCGCATGAAATGGTAAAATCAGACTTTCTGGCAAAGGCGGAATTCTGCGGTGTCTGTCACAATGAAATGAGCCCTTACGGTGTCTGGGTAAAATCGACGCATCTGGAATGGAAGGAAGGTCCCTATGCGGCCGAGGGAGTCCCCTGCCATAAATGTCATATGACCTACGCGCCGATGGCGACAGCGTCAATGGGGACAAATTACCCGGATGCCCGGCAGCATCTGTTCCACGGGGCCCACGACCCGGGAAAAGTGCGGGGAACAGTCGAACTGAGGATTCATCCTGATATTCGAGAGGCGCAGCCGGGCGAGACGGTCAAGCTGACGTGCGCTCTTTTCAATCAGAAAACCGGTCATAAGTTTCCCACCGGCTCGGTGGAAGACCGAATTCTCTGGCTTCATGTGGAAGCCAAAGATGCCGCCGGAAATGTTTATCATCTGAAAGTTGACCCAAAAGGTTTCGATGGCGAGGAATATACGATAGCGTCCGATGCGCTGGCATATCAGGATATGGGAATTGCTCTGAACGACCCGAATTTCGCGGGAGTGTCGCGCGACGGCGTGCCGGTCGGCGACCGAATCTTCCGGATGCCTTATTTTGATCCCCAGGGAAGGATGACTATCCAGCAGTGGAACACCAAGTCACTGGGGGTCGATTATCGACTGGGACCGCGGGAGACGAAACTGGAGACTTTCACGTTCGCTCTTCCGATAGAGGCGGCGCCGGGCGAAATGACGATAACGGCGACGCTTAATTATCAAAAGCTGGTAAAACCGGTGGCCGATTTTCTGGAAGTCCCTGACGAGGAAGAAGAAATAATGGTAGTCAATTCTCATTCAACCGTAATCAACGTACTGCCGTGA
- a CDS encoding MmgE/PrpD family protein: protein MEKSISRQIAEFAVRLKYEELPREVLDEAKRYLYDSVGCAYGAYHTKDVNIMRDVYREMGGKEEATLFAFGDRMPAVNATLVNSLMIRALDFNDIYWKEDPSHPSDIIPAALTVGEMVGASMKEVIVGIVLAYEFEQRLCEFAVPGVRERKWHHATLTQFVSPVVAGKLLGLTVDQMVHAIGINGSHNHTIGCPTAGQLTMMKNTVDPMAVQSGVFAALMAKRGYTGTEKVFEGKEGLMDVFGPAWAVEKLTGGLGERYKILECSMKAFPTEALTHTHITATLKAVRNNNINYDQIESVTVTTIARACDILFDPHKYRPESRETADHSLPYCIAAALVDKQITTQSFSEEKLKDKRIWEVIDKIKGEASVEFEKMFPAKQPSRVVVRTKDGREYAEYLEYPKGDPREPMTMDDLQAKFNALSSKLMDSRRQKQIQEMIFSCENYTARDFMKGLVI, encoded by the coding sequence ATGGAGAAATCGATTTCAAGACAGATTGCCGAGTTTGCGGTCAGGCTTAAATACGAGGAGCTTCCCCGTGAAGTACTTGACGAAGCCAAGCGATATCTGTACGACTCTGTCGGGTGCGCCTACGGCGCTTATCATACTAAAGATGTCAATATCATGCGGGACGTCTACCGGGAAATGGGGGGAAAAGAAGAAGCGACACTTTTTGCTTTCGGGGACAGGATGCCGGCGGTCAACGCCACCCTGGTGAACTCTCTGATGATACGGGCGCTCGATTTCAACGATATCTACTGGAAAGAAGACCCCTCGCATCCCTCGGATATAATTCCGGCGGCGCTAACTGTTGGCGAAATGGTTGGGGCATCAATGAAAGAGGTCATTGTCGGCATCGTGTTAGCCTATGAGTTTGAGCAGAGGCTCTGCGAGTTTGCCGTACCGGGGGTACGGGAAAGGAAATGGCATCATGCAACTTTGACACAGTTTGTTTCTCCGGTAGTGGCAGGGAAACTTCTCGGTCTTACGGTGGACCAGATGGTGCATGCCATTGGAATTAACGGCTCGCATAACCATACTATCGGGTGCCCCACCGCGGGACAGTTAACGATGATGAAGAACACGGTTGACCCGATGGCGGTGCAGAGCGGCGTTTTTGCGGCGCTGATGGCGAAAAGAGGATATACCGGCACGGAGAAGGTCTTCGAAGGGAAGGAAGGGCTGATGGATGTCTTCGGTCCTGCCTGGGCGGTGGAAAAGCTTACCGGCGGACTCGGTGAGAGATATAAAATTCTGGAATGCAGTATGAAGGCGTTTCCAACCGAGGCGCTGACGCATACCCATATCACCGCAACGTTGAAAGCGGTACGGAATAATAATATCAACTATGACCAGATTGAAAGCGTGACCGTGACAACTATCGCGCGGGCTTGTGATATCCTTTTTGACCCGCATAAGTATCGCCCGGAATCGCGCGAGACGGCCGATCACTCTCTCCCCTATTGTATCGCCGCCGCTTTAGTTGACAAACAGATAACGACGCAGTCATTCTCGGAAGAGAAACTGAAAGATAAACGAATCTGGGAGGTTATCGACAAAATCAAAGGAGAGGCATCGGTGGAATTCGAGAAGATGTTTCCGGCGAAGCAACCCTCGCGAGTAGTAGTGAGAACCAAAGACGGGCGGGAGTACGCGGAATATCTGGAGTATCCCAAGGGTGACCCGCGTGAACCGATGACGATGGATGACCTGCAGGCAAAATTCAATGCCCTCTCTTCAAAATTGATGGACTCCAGAAGGCAGAAACAGATTCAAGAGATGATTTTCTCCTGCGAGAATTATACAGCCCGCGATTTCATGAAGGGACTGGTGATTTAG